GGAGGGCAAAGGCTCATAGAGATTTAGATGACAGAAGGATAGTGTGTTGGATTATCTCTTCCTCGTCTAATCCCAATGGcctcattcattttttttattacgcGTTTCCAGATAACGGAAATATcgatttttttctatttattttgaacCTCGTCAGTCGAGGATCGATGAGACAATTATGGGGTGTTTCCAAGATATGGGCTTAACTTCAAATTCACTCGTAGAACTTAAGAGGTATAGAACGAGTTATCTTAGCTCTAATCTCTCGAGAATTCATTCACCTCACTAAAATCTTATTTGTAAGTAAATCAGTGTTTGTTCTAAATGCACTTTAAAACGACCTAGTTGCTTTGAAAATGAAGTGGAAATGACGCTTTTAGAAAAGCACTTTTGCAATTGATTAGAACTACATTCTCAAAAGGTCGTTCAAACTCATCTTATGACATACATGTTAGCGCATTAAAGGATGAGTCGAGAAGAATACATGAAACATATTGGCAAATGGGCGATGGGTTTTCGCCATCAAAGAGAGATAGAAACGTGGAAGCGAAGTGGATGTGTGTGAGACAAGATTACGaaataaagtgaaaatttGGAGGGATCGACTAAAAAGAAATCTCGTTCATTAAAAAGCAAATCTTCAAAAAGGGCGACTCACTATAGATCTTTTGATAAAGTATACATTTGATGTTAGTTAAACTATGCATACTTTTGCAGAGATGATTTATTTTAGCTGTAACGACTCAagattttaactaatttaaagtCACTACCATTTTCATAACATAatcattgtgagatctcacatcaattggagagaggaataaGTGTCAGTGATGACCCtaaaggggaatgaaacattctttttataagggtatgaaaatctctccctatcaAACGTgtaaatagacaatatctagtacGGGTGGACTTGGATTCTTACATTAACGTTAACAATTCTTGCCATTAATACGAAAAGCAAGAAAGGGCGGCACAAGGCGTTAAGACTCAAAAAGGAGTTTTCTAGTCTCTCTTTTGACTTAGACTACCTAAACGATCTCAACCCACCCATGCATATCCAAGACCTATTACGACCTAATTTCACATATGCTTCAAAAAAATCACCATCATTTGCCCTTATTTAAAGCCTATGGCACTGCAAAAATACTACTTTATACATTTAATGTTGGATAGTTATTGAAAAACGTCTCCGTTCCATTCAAAAATTCGGTAAGTTGAAAAATTTGATCAACTCAACTCAGCCATTACgatttgagttggattatgAACATATATGAGTTGGGTAATGTTCAAATAAATCACTCGATTGAGTCTAATcaaactaataaaattatttttaatttcaaaatatacatttttgcttaaaaataattaatttaaaatgagtgacaaatttttattagttatttaaaaataagtaaatatatgCTTAtgttgaataattattttattaataaaaatccaACACGACTATATTTTAACTAATGTTTTTCTAAAGTGACGTGCTCaagtatttaaatatgaaataacataataattaaatttatattaaccCTCGtttaacaatttatttatttatttatttatttctaaatgaCTAATAAAATGcgaatttttaataaattttaaaagatgaagaataaaataaataaataaatcagaATTATCCACtcagttattttttttcataagatTAAATCCTGACCGTTGAAAAACATGACGTGGAAGCGTCATAGCCATACACATCGTCTATAAAAGCCCATCGTCGTGCTTCCGTCTCCACAAGCAAAAATCCCCTTCCACGAAACAAGATAACCTTCTTTCATctccatttttcctttcaaattcgaaaccctaaatttcaaaaatggCAGCCACATCTCGATTGGCCAGATTCATAAGCGAAGCTTGCCCTCCCCAATTCGTCTCTGTAATGAGGCGCAGAAGCCCCAAAGTTCTGGACACCATTAACGAAGAAGATCACAGAGAAGCTCtgtcctcctcttcctccttgAAGATCGACaaattctctgtttcttcgctGCCGTCTACCATGGCTGCTTCGCCGCCGTCTCCTGCAACTTCCGCTGCCGTTAGTTCCAAATACTTTCTCAATCAGGTCCCCTTGAGGTCCTTCTCCCTTTTCGAGCACTGAGATTCggtttttaattactttctatttttagtttcaatGGCCTTCAGAATCTGCTTTTCGTTTTTGCGCCAATCGGATCGGGTCCATTCCGGCCGGTAATGGTGTTGTAGATATCGAATCGACGGCGGATCGGATGCCGCCGGTGATGGTGGTCGTCCTGTATTGTGTACTCCATTGTCTTATGCAATGAAACtctaagaaaatataaaataacttgtgatttttatgtatttattcgGAAATTTTATCATCATGgagattaaattttagaatgttTACACATTTGATGCACACGAATTCATAGTATAATCATAagagataaaattgaaaatatttgtaaaaggAATTCTTACAAGAATGGTTTAGTTTCGAATGCACTCATTCTTGGAGATTCAGATGGCGTGAAGACAAGCAATTGTGTTTCAGTTATTCATCTTGTTCTTggacaaattatatataatttgtaacggtacagaaaaaataataaataaaatatcagtCGTCGGAAATTGCGAGATTTTTTGGTTAGGCGTCGGAGATCTCATGGAACAAAACGATCCACGTTCCTACAAAACCCCCACGTAACGATTCGGTCACCAAATCATCCCCCTTACATGTTGAGAGCGTTGGAATGTAGAGGATAAGACAACGACAAACGACTTTCCTCATTGGAGTACGACAGTTGACGAGATCGAAGGAAACAGTTTGATGTTCTAGTTGGAGAGATAGACCAACAACTTTGTTATACTATGACATGAATATACTTGGCAATGAAAGGTTTGACATGCTACGACATGTACGTAAATGAGAAGTTTTACGATGCACAACCCCTAAGTGATGTTACGAATCAGAGAAGTTTTACGATGCACAACCCCTAAGTGATGTTACGAATGATATGATTTATGAAAACTtgtgcatgcatgttacctagagtaaaaTGCGAGGAATAAACGAGGTTGTGCTACCCGATTTGTTTAAGATGAAAAGTAtagagacctcatgcataattATATGTTCACATGCGTTAGgatatttctctttttacgATGAGTACAAACACGtacattatgatgatgagatgatcattatgtttggTATGATGCATGATTGTCGCTGTACCTCCCGGCGTCTGGCTACAGCTTAGAGAGTTAGCCCGATGAGTAGGTCCAAGGGGGTGCAAGCCTTCTTGGTGGGTCCACGCTCGCATGTATGAGTCAATTTGTTTGAACTAGAGGCCACTCAAGAgactataattttaaataataagtcCATATTCtcgcatgtgtttgcattctcTGACCATTAtggagtatttcttaaaattttcaagtcatgtgctactcttaAAGGCAAGATTATCCTAGTTGACCGTGGCAAGGCACACTTGAatacaatttttctttatatatatttttaacttattaaaaGCCAAATAATAtgtaattttaacttttaattaaaaatagtaataaaaatattttgaccatttttttaaagttgatgtGATTTTGTCTTAACTAATTATTGTtctaatacaaatatttttattttaacaaaataagtaataattaaatatttaacaaattataaataaaccTAATCTATAAGAtcttatgaaataaataggagaatttatttatgtatattttcTTACCATTATGCTCTTGTCCATGTTTATCTCCcccattaaattaatatatatttactctttttttattaaaaatatttatcataatttgaatattctCTACATTAAGATTCTCCGGTTGGAAATTAGGTTTtgttataatcaaataattctATGGTTTtgttataatcaaataattctATGGTATTCGAAAGTTGTTTATACTGTCCTTTGTGTCGCCAATGATCAAGACAATATTGGAGCTATTTGATTCTCGGACGGTAAAAAATAACGTTGCTTCAATTGACcaatattaataaaagaatagatCGTTTGTTGATTGTACGATGAGAGTAGGATGAGATTTGTAGAACCATTGCGcgtttgtgaaaaaaaaatggtgagtgtgacattaaaaaaaaaaaggatttaaaCGCTAGCTACCCTCAAACTATACCTAAAATACCCTTGAGGATCAATGTACCTAATATTATACTACAGACAAGATAAGTAAGAACAAGACCGAACATACTTAAATCTTGTTTATTTAGTCTCATATGATAATCATTTTAGTATTTGAggttgattttttctttaaataaaaataaaatttttggtaactactttttattttaatattagagaaaacaagataataaagatcaaaatatatataacattaatTAGAGAGAGATAAAAGTTACAAATTAATAGCAAGAGATATGCAATATTAATTATAGAGAATAATTCTAATAAATgacttaaataatttttatataatgtctatgtattttattaaacatttatgaaatatctcattccattattaatatattttttttcttctaattttgacataattttaatatttacatgAATATCTGAATATCGGATCGTATACTATTGACTTATCCATAATATAAACATAGAAATTTACGAGAAACGTCacctaatttaaatattggtGTGGTTCCTGTTCAATACTTTTAGAATATTCTGTATGTGTTCCGACCACTTATATTTTTAGTGTATCATCTTCTTTAGAGAAGCGAAACTCGAACATCTCGAGCATGTGGTCCAACTAAAtaacactttctttttcattacttCCACGGTCATGCCTAAACCACAAGGCACGACAACACTTGTACGTATTGCAATGGTTTGTTGTCTTGATCGACATATTCTTAACCTTTTGTTAATTTCGGTAtcgtaatttttaaaaaaatgactatTTTGGTCGATTCGTTTCCATGTTAATCTCACATTGCAGATaaaatttacataaaaaagaaaaaaaaaaaagaatcagaaCATTTTGAGAATAGAAAGACGAAAATAACCCTTTAAAAGTATggtcaaaacaaagaaaaaaagggcaAATTTGTCATATAGTATTTAATTctctaattataaaattaataatgtattAGTAGGTAATGTGAGAATTATAAAGTATTATAAAAACTGGTTGAACAAAAGTCTTCTGAGAttagtaattaaatattttgtgttgTAATCTAAGTATGCCATTTATTTCGGTTATCATATAcgaattaataatttaattaaagaattattattatatgaataaTTCAGTCACGTTGGTcgaatttatttaaattaaaaaaataaaatatgaaacttgATTGGTCGGCATGGgctttaatttattaaatatcaattttaacaataaaatataacaacTCCTTCACATCTTACTGCacttattaataaaaatagtttcaaatcaattaataaatatatttttaataatatgacaaaaagaatgtttaaaatatataaatttaattattaaaatataaataaattaatttaagtattttgGATAACtatcatcatatatatatatataaaagaaaattacaataatattttgtttttatgtatgaaagtagataatattgaatatttgtatccaattaattttaatttcctaGCTGTCTCATTTCTATTGGTTGATTTATTccattatgatttatttatttatttaaggatAAACAAggacattatatatataaatataaatatatttttacgagtatctttttcaaatctaACATggtaagatttaaaaaataatttataatattttaacctaataatgtttcaaatttttttttaatggtatttaataattataataattttttatataaaaaaaatattaaaataattttgagtgGAACAATGGGGATTTGACTTTTCTTACTAAACCTAGCTTGTTCCAGGCTTCCATGTTCCCAATGAGATTAATTTTCGTCACAAATTACAGAGTTTTCTGGAGTTCATCACAAAGGCGATTCCGTTTTTTGAATTTACTGGTTCAATTCAATCGTTTTCCTTATTGAATTTGGtgttgtttctttgttttaggAATTACTGTTGATGAAATTCCCACTTtgattcttgttgttttatcttcttttttgatTCTTGGGTTGTTGCCTGCTGCGAATCCGGTCATTTTCcttgtttgattttatatGGTCCATCGATTCTCCCCGAATTCAATGGGTGGTTTTTCTGATCTGACGGTGGGTATAATtatctctttccttttccccCATCATTgattttcgttttcttccaCCAATCTTTCTCGGCTTTTGCCTGATTTTGATTCTTGTACTTTgggggggagagagagaatctTATTAAAGAAGGGAAAGGGAAATATGAGGATGATGAAGTCTCAGATATGGCAACCCTGTAAGAAGAAGAGGTCTTGATCGGAAGGATctagagagacagagagagagagagatacaGAGAGAACGAGAGAGGGGGATACAGAGAGAGAAGAGTATCATCGGAAATGGACGGCGGCGGTGGGAGGTTGAAGGCCTCGAGTTCGAGCAATGGTGGTAGAACCCGCGTGGGAAAATACGAGTTGGGTAGAACCCTAGGTGAAGGAAACTTCGCCAAGGTCAAGTTTGCTCGGAACACGGAGACCGATGACAACGTGGCGATCAAAATTCTCGACAAGGAGAAAGTTCTTAAGCACAAGATGATCAGTCAGGTATTTACAAGATATCCCTTTTTCCCCTTGATCGTTTAAGCATATGGCTTGATTATTTGTCTAATCTAATGTTTGGTTGCCGAGAAAATTGAGGAGAAAGTTAGAAGAGGTCAAAAGTTCGAACGCCAACTTGTGCTTTTGTCTCTTTCTGACGAAGTAACCAGTTGGGGTAATTGTTTACTATTTCTCTTTTTGGATCTtaaagaatttgaaagaacATGGTTTGGAATTTTGACTTGGAACTTCTGTTTGTTAACATCGAATTTATGGCACCAATCTGTATATATTAGCAGACGCTTAACTTTCTGAAGTTTGTAAGAACACCGTGCGTGCTGGGACGATCAACTCGACTCCAAGAAAGAAGTTATTTGATTGCAATTTCATGGCATATCCCTTGCTGATTCTGAATCTGTTTCATCGGGATGGAGCCATTTGCCAATTTGTGATTTTACTTGATGGaaatcctttttttccttcatttctaATTCTTAATATCAAGAGAATTGGAGGAGAGACTATGAGATTTTGGCATTGTATGCTCTCCGGTTAGAACCTCAAGAGGCCCTCATGGTTTGGACTTGAGTAGGCTGGAAAAGGAATACACAGGAGTAAAAGCATCACGTGAGATGAGAACTTTTGAGCATCGTAACCACGAGGATTGTTTCTGGTGGTTAATAAGAGCcaatgtaaataataaagaatttgagTAGTTCCACGCATTAGTTGATCTCAACTCACtgattttaaagaaaaaacatcttGCTGTTAGAAACTGATTGAATTCGGGGGCAGTTGTTACAGTGCCACCGGTATTGTCAACTTATGCTAACTTAAGCTTTTACtttatgtattttcttttaaccgTTGGAAGGTCTatagattttatttagaatGAGTTCGTAACACAAGTTTAtgatcattttattattattcattccTCTGGTTGCTTTATGCAGATTAAACGCGAGATAGCaacaatgaaattaattagGCATCCAAATGTTATCCGTATGTTTGAGGTTAGACTCGTGTGTTGTTgtttaaactatattttaattctctcatttttaCGTACTCTTTCCTTAAGGTTACTTATGTTATTGGACTGTTATTTGATGTACATTTTGCATCTGAGATGACATCTAGCAGATCTTTTGTGTAGGTGATGGCTAGCAagaccaaaatatatattgtgtTGGAGTTTGTCACTGGTGGGGAACTATTTGATAAGATAGTAAGATTGTGATTGCTTCAGTATTCTGCCTTCGTGCATGTCAACAATCTTTGGGTGGTTGctttacttcttttttcttccccctaatttcttgtttattattttgggaTTAGGTTAGCAGAGGCAGGATGAAGGAAGATGAAGCAAGAAAGTATTTTCAGCAGCTTATTAATGCTGTGGATTATTGTCATAGCAGAGGTGTTTTTCACAGAGATCTAAAGGTgcatttctttaaaatatttatgagaaCCTCTTAACTGACTTGAGACATTGAAAGCAAAGTTTTTTAGATGATACTAGATTCAAATGTTAATATGATTTACAATCTCAGCCAGAGAATTTGCTGCTTGATGCTAATGGCGTTCttaaagtttcagattttggtTTGAGTGCACTACCTCAGCAAGTTCGGGTGAGCTTGGCtagatttaatttattatatagttaCTGTAGTTTTGTGATCTTATTTGAAGTCCAAAATAAGCATCCCTAGCACTAAAAAATGCTCAACTACGTGAAATGTTTACTTCTCAATTTCTGTAATGGCCATCTTTCGTTAATTTTGTGATCGAAATATTGGTAACTGATTTTCGATACTCTATTTCAGGAAGATGGATTACTGCACACAACTTGTGGAACACCAAACTATGTTGCTCCAGAGGTATATTCTATTAAATGTTGGTTTGAGTAAAATTTGTTCGTTTACACACAACTAATCCATTTAAATGTGTATTTTAGGTGATCAATAATAAAGGCTATGACGGGGCAAAGGCTGACTTATGGTCATGTGGTGTAATTCTTTTCGTTTTGATGGCTGGTTATTTACCCTTTGAAGATTCCAACCTGGTTGCCTTGTATAAGAAGGCAAGACTCCCTTTCCTGAACCTCCCACAGGcaacatgaaaaagaaaagataaaacgAACTTATTTTCACTAAAGCTTTAATCcttatttgttttcatattttgtcttgaataataagaaaataaatacgttTTTTTCAAGTAACTTTAGGACTCACCCAAACTATTTTTACCGCTCTGTCTTGTCCTTAGTCAGCCATtctaatttgattaaattaggCTTTCAGGCATTGGCATTTCTTGGAGGAATCATAACTCCAGGTGTTTT
This genomic interval from Cucurbita pepo subsp. pepo cultivar mu-cu-16 chromosome LG20, ASM280686v2, whole genome shotgun sequence contains the following:
- the LOC111782947 gene encoding CBL-interacting serine/threonine-protein kinase 23-like isoform X3; translated protein: MDGGGGRLKASSSSNGGRTRVGKYELGRTLGEGNFAKVKFARNTETDDNVAIKILDKEKVLKHKMISQIKREIATMKLIRHPNVIRMFEVMASKTKIYIVLEFVTGGELFDKIVSRGRMKEDEARKYFQQLINAVDYCHSRGVFHRDLKPENLLLDANGVLKVSDFGLSALPQQVREDGLLHTTCGTPNYVAPEVINNKGYDGAKADLWSCGVILFVLMAGYLPFEDSNLVALYKKIHKAEFTCPPWFSTNAKKLIKRILDPNPATRITIPEVIENEWFRKGYKPPTFEQADISLDDVDAIFNETGVSGNLVVERKEERPAAPLTMNAFELISKSQGLNLSSLFEKQMGLVKRETRFTSNRPAKEILSKIEETAAPLGFDVKKNNYKMKLQGEKTGRKGHLSVATEIYEVAPSLYMVELRKAGGDTLEFHKFYKNLKTGLKDIVWKHEEDGDEGDSGASASVSKPR